The Streptomyces sp. R28 region TCGGCCAGGTCGTGGGGATACACGTACCCCTGCGCGTGCCCGAGTTTGGCGGCGCCCTTGTAGTGCCCGTCGCGCAGGTGGGGCGGGACCGGGCCGGCCAGTCCCTTGCGTACGTCGTCCAGGGCGGCGCCGATCGCGGTGGTCGCGGCGTTGGACTTGGGGGCGAGGGCGAGGGCGATGGTGGCGTGGCTGAGGGTGAGGGCGGCCTCGGGGAAGCCGATCATGGCGACGGCCTGGGCGGCGGCGACCGCGATCGGCAGGGCGTTCGGGTCGGCGAGGCCGATGTCCTCGCTGGCGGAGATCATCAGGCGGCGGGCGATGAAGCGGGGGTCCTCGCCGGCCTCGATCATGCGGGCCAGGTAGTGCAGGGCGGCGTCGACGTCGGAGCCGCGGATGGACTTGATGAGGGCGCTGGCCACGTCGTAGTGCTGGTCGCCGTCGCGGTCGTACTTCACCGCCGCCCGGTCGACGGTCTCCTCCAGTGTCTGCAGGCCGATCTCCGTCTCGCCCTGGTCGAGCGCCGCCCCGGCGGCCGCCTCCAGGGCGGTCAGGGCGCGGCGGGCGTCGCCGCCGGCGATGCGCAGCAGGTGGGCCTCGGTGTCCTCGGGGAGGGTGACTGCGCCCCCCAGGCCGCGCTCGTCGGTGAGGGCCCGGTGCAGGAGGCCGCGCAGGTCGTCGTCGGTGAGGGGTTCGAGGGTGAGGAGCAGGGAGCGGGACAGCAGGGGGGAGATGACCGAGAAGTACGGGTTCTCGGTGGTCGCCGCGATGAGGGTCACCCAGCGGTTCTCGACGGCCGGGAGGAGGGAGTCCTGCTGGGCCTTGCTGAAGCGGTGGATCTCGTCGAGGAAGAGGACGGTCTCCTTGCCGAAGCCGCCGGTGGCGCGGCGGGCGCCGTCGATGACCGCGCGGACCTCCTTCACCCCGGCGGTGATGGCGGAGAGCTCGACGAAGCGCTTGTTGGTGGCCTTGGAGACGACGTACGCCAGGGTGGTCTTGCCGGTGCCGGGCGGGCCCCAGAGGATCACCGAGGAGGGTCCGGCGGGGCCGCCGCCTGATTCGCCGACGAGTCTGCGCAGGGGCGAGCCCGGCTTCAGCAGGTGCTGCTGGCCCACCACCTCGTCCAGGGTGCGCGGGCGCATGCGCACCGCCAGGGGACTGCCGGCGGGGTCCTTCTCCTGGCGTTCTTCTGCGGCGGCGGTGAACAGGTCGGGCTCCACGCTGAAACCCTAAATCACCGCACTGACAATCCCGCCCGCGCCCGGAGAGGCCCGGCTGGGCCGGCCGCTCAGCTGGTCCAGAAGTCCCACCAGCGGGTCAGGATCAGCATGCCGATGATTCCGATGTGCAGCACGGGCATGACCCAGGTGAACTCGCCGAAGAAGCTCTTCAGCCAGTTCGGCGCGGGCAGGAAGCCGCTTCGGATGTTGAACGACGTCACGTACCAGAACATGATGATCGTCGCGACCCAGGCCAGCGAGCACCACAGGCACAGCGCGTTGATCCGGTACAGCGACTGGAACATCAGCCAGGCGCAGAAGCCCACGCCGAAGAGCGTGCCGGCGTTGAAGGTGAGCCAGTACCAGCGCGGGAAGCGGGCGCGGCCCAGCAGGCTCATACCGACGCAGATGACGATGCCGTAGGCGACCAGGCCGAGCATCGGGTTGGGGAACCCGAAGGCGGCGGCCTGCTTGCTCTCCATGACGCTGCCGCAGGAGACGACGGGGTTCAGGCTGCAGCCAGGGGTGAACGTCTTGCCCTCGACCTTGGCCTCGAGCAGCTTGAACTTGTCGATCGTGATGACCCACGCGGCAAGCAGTCCCGCCGCGCCGGTGATCACCAGCATCAGGGCGAACGCACGACTGCCGCCCGCCGACTGCGGCACCGCCGCGGCACGCTCCGGCTCGGGCTCGGTGGAGACGTCTTTGACTGTCGTCTTGCTCATCACGCCGATTCCGTCACTTGAGACTTGGAATTTCTCCGGACACGGCACATTGTGCCGCACACGCACGCGTGCCCACCGTTCGCTGGACATAAGGAAAGGCGCGCGATCGGGTGGAGGCGTTCGGTTCAGGACATCGACGGGACGGCAAAGGGCGGGGACCCGAACCGGTCCCCGCCCTTTCGGAATTCAGCCCAGTCGGGCTTCCAACTCCGCGACGATCTCGTTGACGCCGATCGCCGTCTGCTCACCGGACTCCATGTCCTTGAGCTGTACGACACCCTCGGCGAGGTCGCGTTCGCCGGCGACGATCGTGTAGCGGGCGCCGCTGCGGTTGGCGTTCTTCATCGCGCCCTTGAGGCCCTTGTCGCCGTAGGAGAAGTCCGCCGCGATGCCGACCTTGCGCAGCTCGGTGACCTTGGCGAACAGGATGCGGCGCGCCTCCTCGCCGAGCGGCACCGCGAACACGCTGGTGGACGACGGGAGTTGGAGCTCCACGCCCTCGGCCTCCAGGGCGAGCACCGTGCGGTCGACGCCCAGGGCCCAGCCGACGGACGGCAGCGCGGGGCCGCCGATCATCTCGGACAGGCCGTCGTAGCGGCCGCCGCCGCCCACCGCGGACTGGGAGCCCAGACCGTCGTGGACGAACTCGAAGGTCGTACGCGTGTAGTAGTCCAGGCCGCGCACCAGCTTCGGGTCGTCCTCGAAGGAGACGCCCGCGGCGGTGATCAGTTCGCGGACCTCCTCGTGGTACGCCTTGCAGGCGTCGCAGAGGTAGTCGCGCAGGAGCGGGGCACCGGTCAGCTGCTTCTGGACCGACTCACGCTTGTCGTCGAGGACGCGCAGCGGGTTGATCTCCGCGCGGCGCAGGGTGTCCTCGTCCAGGTCCAGGCCGCGCAGGAAGTCCTGCAGCGCCGCTCGGTACACCGGGCGGCACTCCTTGTCGCCCAGGCTGTTGAGCAGGATCCGGAAGTTGCTGAGGCCGAGCGAGCGGTAGGCCTGGTCGGCCAGGATGATCAGCTCGGCGTCCAGCGCCGGGTCCTCGGCGCCGATCGCCTCGGCGCCGACCTGGGAGAAGTGCCTGTAACGGCCCTTCTGGGGACGCTCGTAGCGATAGTAGGAGCCCGAATACCAGAGCTTGACCGGGAGGTTGCCCGCCTTGTGCAGGTTGGCCTCCAGGGCCGCGCGCAGGACCGATGCCGTGCCCTCGGGACGCAGGGCCAGCTTGTCGCCGCCCTTGGTCTCGAAGGCGTACATCTCCTTGGTGACGATGTCGGTGGACTCGCCGACACCGCGCGCGAACAGCTCGACGCTCTCGAAGCCGGGCGTCTCGATGTAGCCGTAGCCGGAGTTGCGCAGCGGAGCCGCGATCGCCTCACGGACGGCCAGGTACGTGGCGGAGTCCGGCGGGATCAGGTCGTACGTGCCCTTGGGGGCTTTGAAGGTGCTCACGGAAGGTCTCGTCACATTCCTCGTCGGGGAGCCTCTGCGGCGCCGCGATCTTGGCGGCCCGCGGCCACTTGCCGCAGATACGGGTTGGTGGCGCGCTCCTGGCCGATGGTCGTCTGGGGGCCGTGGCCGGACAGCACCACGGTCGAGTCGTCGAGCGGCAGGCACACGCGGGCCAGCGATTCGAGCATCTCGGCCATGTCACCGCCGGGCAGGTCGGTGCGTCCGATGGAGCCGGCGAACAGCAGGTCGCCCGAGAAGAAGACCGGCGGGATGTCCGCCGCCTCGGGCAGGCCGAAGGTCACCGACCCCCTGGTATGGCCCGGCGCGTGCGCGACGGTCAGCTCCAGGCCGGCCAACTCCAGCTTGGCGCCGTCGGTCAGCTCCTTGACGTCGTCCGGCTCCCCGATGGTCAGCTCGCCCATCAGCTGCATGCCGATGGAGCGGCCGAGCGCCTTCTCGGGGTCGCTCATCATGTACCGGTCCTCGGGGTGGATCCAGGCCGGTACGTCGTGTGCGCCGCACACCGGGACGACCGAGGCCACGTGATCGAGGTGGCCGTGGGTGAGGACGACGGCGACGGGCTTGAGCCGATGCTTCTTCAGTGCTTCCTCGACTCCGGGGGCCGCTTCGTGGCCCGGGTCGATGATCACGCACTCCTCACCGGCGGCGGGGGCGACGAGATAACAGTTCGTCCCCCAGGCCCCGGCGGGGAACCCGGCAATGAGCACGATCGTCCTTACGTTTGTGTCGACACAGGTGGTTTGTCGGCGGGCTCCGCCTGTCGTCAGAGCCTACCGGCGCTGC contains the following coding sequences:
- a CDS encoding replication-associated recombination protein A, which gives rise to MEPDLFTAAAEERQEKDPAGSPLAVRMRPRTLDEVVGQQHLLKPGSPLRRLVGESGGGPAGPSSVILWGPPGTGKTTLAYVVSKATNKRFVELSAITAGVKEVRAVIDGARRATGGFGKETVLFLDEIHRFSKAQQDSLLPAVENRWVTLIAATTENPYFSVISPLLSRSLLLTLEPLTDDDLRGLLHRALTDERGLGGAVTLPEDTEAHLLRIAGGDARRALTALEAAAGAALDQGETEIGLQTLEETVDRAAVKYDRDGDQHYDVASALIKSIRGSDVDAALHYLARMIEAGEDPRFIARRLMISASEDIGLADPNALPIAVAAAQAVAMIGFPEAALTLSHATIALALAPKSNAATTAIGAALDDVRKGLAGPVPPHLRDGHYKGAAKLGHAQGYVYPHDLAEGIAAQQYAPDAIKDREYYEPTRHGTEARYADAVEWTRKHLGRRRS
- a CDS encoding vitamin K epoxide reductase family protein translates to MSKTTVKDVSTEPEPERAAAVPQSAGGSRAFALMLVITGAAGLLAAWVITIDKFKLLEAKVEGKTFTPGCSLNPVVSCGSVMESKQAAAFGFPNPMLGLVAYGIVICVGMSLLGRARFPRWYWLTFNAGTLFGVGFCAWLMFQSLYRINALCLWCSLAWVATIIMFWYVTSFNIRSGFLPAPNWLKSFFGEFTWVMPVLHIGIIGMLILTRWWDFWTS
- the hisS gene encoding histidine--tRNA ligase, with the translated sequence MSTFKAPKGTYDLIPPDSATYLAVREAIAAPLRNSGYGYIETPGFESVELFARGVGESTDIVTKEMYAFETKGGDKLALRPEGTASVLRAALEANLHKAGNLPVKLWYSGSYYRYERPQKGRYRHFSQVGAEAIGAEDPALDAELIILADQAYRSLGLSNFRILLNSLGDKECRPVYRAALQDFLRGLDLDEDTLRRAEINPLRVLDDKRESVQKQLTGAPLLRDYLCDACKAYHEEVRELITAAGVSFEDDPKLVRGLDYYTRTTFEFVHDGLGSQSAVGGGGRYDGLSEMIGGPALPSVGWALGVDRTVLALEAEGVELQLPSSTSVFAVPLGEEARRILFAKVTELRKVGIAADFSYGDKGLKGAMKNANRSGARYTIVAGERDLAEGVVQLKDMESGEQTAIGVNEIVAELEARLG
- a CDS encoding MBL fold metallo-hydrolase, with the translated sequence MLIAGFPAGAWGTNCYLVAPAAGEECVIIDPGHEAAPGVEEALKKHRLKPVAVVLTHGHLDHVASVVPVCGAHDVPAWIHPEDRYMMSDPEKALGRSIGMQLMGELTIGEPDDVKELTDGAKLELAGLELTVAHAPGHTRGSVTFGLPEAADIPPVFFSGDLLFAGSIGRTDLPGGDMAEMLESLARVCLPLDDSTVVLSGHGPQTTIGQERATNPYLRQVAAGRQDRGAAEAPRRGM